A single genomic interval of Flavihumibacter rivuli harbors:
- a CDS encoding nuclear transport factor 2 family protein, which produces MKNLILSFAVFSLLVGCSSQDDQKAREQANIELVKNYVKAVEELDFEAMGSFLDEKYMGLGPSFGDTIYRAAAIENWKNNVENLYEKIKYNKSKFVAVTIAEGDNKGEWVANWAELKIKFKGEEKEVTIWANVNYMIENGKIARSLTFYNEADALRQLGYLIVPPDAVK; this is translated from the coding sequence ATGAAAAATTTGATTTTATCATTTGCGGTGTTCTCGCTTTTAGTAGGATGTTCCTCACAGGATGACCAAAAGGCCAGGGAGCAGGCAAATATTGAACTGGTAAAGAACTATGTAAAGGCAGTGGAGGAGCTGGATTTCGAAGCCATGGGAAGTTTCCTGGATGAAAAGTATATGGGATTAGGTCCGTCATTTGGTGATACCATTTATAGAGCAGCGGCCATTGAGAATTGGAAGAATAATGTTGAGAACCTTTATGAAAAAATAAAGTACAACAAATCCAAGTTCGTAGCAGTGACCATAGCTGAAGGAGATAATAAAGGCGAGTGGGTGGCCAATTGGGCGGAGTTGAAAATAAAGTTTAAGGGTGAGGAAAAGGAGGTGACCATTTGGGCTAATGTTAATTACATGATCGAGAATGGCAAGATCGCCAGAAGCCTGACTTTTTATAATGAAGCCGATGCACTCAGGCAATTGGGTTATCTGATTGTACCACCGGATGCTGTGAAGTAA
- a CDS encoding glycine zipper domain-containing protein has translation MSLVQSLKRYSGILLWVAFFAFPAKGKAQQPAPSLPDTAKMTYNQISQSMKLFMYPSKGQSQQKQKQDEFECYKWAVEQSGIDPLNLPKVEAPPPQTGPTGAAVGGAARGAAAGAAIGSISGDMGKGAAYGAMIGGMAGRRQGKQAQAQQNQQAQASAKASEEEMKNTFKKAFSACMEGKGYTIK, from the coding sequence ATGAGTTTAGTACAATCATTGAAAAGGTATTCAGGGATCCTGTTATGGGTAGCATTCTTTGCTTTTCCAGCGAAGGGAAAGGCACAGCAGCCGGCTCCCTCATTGCCCGACACGGCAAAAATGACCTATAACCAGATATCCCAGAGCATGAAATTGTTCATGTATCCGTCAAAGGGACAAAGTCAGCAAAAGCAAAAACAGGATGAATTTGAATGTTATAAATGGGCCGTGGAGCAGTCTGGTATCGATCCATTAAACCTGCCTAAAGTAGAAGCCCCGCCACCACAAACCGGTCCTACAGGAGCTGCTGTTGGTGGTGCAGCCAGAGGGGCAGCTGCAGGTGCGGCTATCGGTTCTATTTCCGGCGATATGGGTAAAGGTGCCGCATATGGGGCAATGATTGGGGGTATGGCTGGTCGCAGGCAAGGTAAGCAGGCGCAGGCACAGCAAAACCAACAAGCCCAGGCAAGTGCAAAAGCCTCTGAGGAAGAAATGAAGAATACCTTTAAAAAGGCTTTCTCTGCCTGTATGGAAGGTAAGGGCTATACCATCAAATAA
- a CDS encoding sulfatase-like hydrolase/transferase, which translates to MDRTSLPIREPARPFYTELDVRNATPPTRFEVKAPQGAPNVVIVLIDDMGFGVSEAFGGPIPMPTLNRLANNGLRYNRFHTTALCAPTRVALLTGYNHHSNNMGAITELATTYPGNTAVRPQTITPMAEVLRQNGYNTAQFGKCHEVPPWEISNSGPQDRWPTRSGFEKFYGFLGGETNQWSPLIYDGVTMVETPEDPNYHFTTDMTNQAISWVRLQQALTPGNPFFMYYAPGATHAPHHAPKAFIDKYKGKFDKGWDVLRKETFERQKQMGIIPRNTQLAPKPADIKDWDKLSPDEQKLFARQMEVYAGFADHTDYEIGRLVKTLEDLGVMDNTVFIFIAGDNGASAEGQMNGMFSEMSYFNEVPETVPDMLKKADEWGSPSTYPHYSAGWAVAMDVPFTWTKQMASDFGGTRNGMVVCWPKGIKAKGEVRSQFAHVVDIAPTIYEISKIPAPKTVNGIPQDPIEGTSIAYSFNAPASPEKHKVQYFEMFGNRGIYSDGWYARTIHKAPWSSKPYNDLSKDVWELYNTKEDFSLANNLAAKEPARLKSLQDLFMKEAVKYHVLPLDDRTFERMIASQMGRPNIMEGRTSVTYGEGMKGMGVDVFVDLRSTSYTIKADVEVDNNGNGVIVCQGGRFGGLSFYLKGGKPAFTYNFLGMSGNQIMASEPLKPGKHNLVFDFNYDGGGQGKGGAGIIMVDGVKVAEGRIDKTQPGIFSVDDLADVGLDEGTPVADYGPSSKFSGKIDKVYIEVRK; encoded by the coding sequence TTGGATAGGACCAGTTTACCTATCCGCGAACCGGCCAGGCCTTTTTACACAGAACTTGATGTGCGCAATGCAACACCTCCAACCCGGTTTGAGGTAAAAGCCCCCCAAGGTGCTCCAAACGTAGTGATCGTCCTCATTGATGATATGGGATTTGGGGTTTCGGAGGCCTTTGGTGGTCCCATTCCCATGCCGACTTTAAACAGGCTGGCCAATAATGGATTGAGGTATAACCGCTTTCACACAACGGCACTTTGCGCTCCTACCAGGGTTGCCTTGCTGACCGGTTATAACCATCACTCGAATAATATGGGTGCTATTACAGAGTTGGCTACTACCTACCCGGGAAACACAGCAGTGAGGCCACAAACCATTACACCAATGGCTGAAGTGTTGAGGCAGAATGGATATAATACTGCCCAGTTTGGAAAATGTCATGAAGTGCCACCATGGGAGATCTCCAATTCTGGCCCTCAGGACCGATGGCCAACCCGTTCCGGATTTGAGAAGTTTTACGGTTTCCTGGGTGGCGAGACCAACCAGTGGTCGCCGTTGATCTATGATGGGGTGACAATGGTGGAAACGCCGGAAGACCCCAATTATCATTTCACCACGGATATGACGAACCAGGCTATTTCCTGGGTGCGTTTACAGCAAGCCCTTACACCAGGTAATCCATTCTTTATGTATTATGCGCCAGGTGCAACCCATGCCCCGCATCATGCACCTAAAGCTTTCATCGATAAGTACAAGGGAAAGTTTGATAAAGGTTGGGATGTGTTGAGGAAGGAAACCTTTGAGCGGCAAAAACAGATGGGTATTATTCCCAGGAATACACAATTAGCTCCCAAGCCGGCTGATATCAAGGACTGGGATAAGCTTTCGCCAGATGAGCAGAAATTATTTGCGCGGCAGATGGAAGTATATGCCGGCTTTGCGGATCACACAGATTACGAGATAGGCAGGCTAGTGAAGACACTGGAAGACCTCGGCGTTATGGATAATACTGTTTTCATTTTTATCGCCGGAGATAATGGTGCCAGTGCTGAAGGCCAGATGAACGGTATGTTCAGCGAAATGTCCTATTTCAATGAGGTGCCTGAAACCGTTCCTGATATGTTGAAAAAGGCCGATGAGTGGGGGTCTCCAAGTACTTACCCACATTATTCTGCGGGTTGGGCTGTTGCCATGGATGTGCCATTTACCTGGACCAAGCAAATGGCTTCTGATTTTGGTGGTACAAGGAATGGGATGGTTGTATGCTGGCCCAAGGGTATCAAGGCAAAGGGAGAAGTTCGTTCCCAGTTTGCCCACGTGGTAGATATTGCTCCTACTATTTATGAAATCTCTAAGATCCCGGCTCCAAAGACGGTGAATGGTATTCCCCAGGATCCGATCGAGGGGACAAGTATTGCTTATTCTTTCAATGCCCCGGCCAGTCCGGAAAAGCATAAGGTCCAGTATTTTGAAATGTTTGGTAACCGTGGCATCTATAGTGATGGTTGGTATGCAAGGACCATCCATAAAGCGCCCTGGAGTTCGAAGCCCTATAATGACTTAAGTAAGGATGTGTGGGAGTTATACAATACAAAAGAGGACTTTAGCCTTGCCAATAACCTGGCCGCAAAGGAGCCTGCCCGCTTGAAATCACTCCAGGACTTGTTTATGAAAGAAGCAGTAAAGTACCATGTTTTGCCACTTGACGACAGGACCTTTGAAAGGATGATTGCTTCGCAGATGGGTAGACCCAATATTATGGAAGGAAGGACCTCGGTTACTTATGGTGAAGGAATGAAAGGAATGGGGGTAGATGTGTTTGTCGATCTGAGGAGTACTTCTTATACCATCAAGGCAGACGTGGAAGTGGATAATAATGGTAATGGGGTAATCGTATGCCAGGGAGGAAGATTCGGAGGCCTGAGTTTTTACCTGAAAGGCGGGAAGCCTGCATTCACTTATAATTTCCTGGGTATGTCTGGCAACCAGATCATGGCAAGCGAACCATTAAAGCCGGGTAAGCATAACCTGGTCTTTGATTTCAATTATGATGGCGGTGGGCAAGGAAAGGGAGGAGCAGGAATTATTATGGTTGATGGTGTAAAGGTTGCGGAAGGCAGGATTGATAAAACCCAACCAGGTATTTTCTCAGTTGATGACCTGGCAGATGTAGGCCTGGATGAGGGAACCCCTGTTGCCGATTATGGGCCTTCTTCAAAGTTTAGTGGTAAGATTGATAAGGTGTATATAGAAGTCAGGAAATAA
- a CDS encoding glycoside hydrolase family 32 protein, with protein MNKVICLLLIIILPFGFLKAQDTVDQGTYHEKHRLQVHFSPKAHWMNDPNGMVYYEGVYHLFFQYYPGGTTWGPMHWGHATSTDLVHWQEQPIALYPDSLGYIFSGSAVWDKHNTSGFGLNGKGPLVAVFTHHNPNAEVERKNDWQYQSLAYSNDSGKTWIKYAGNPVLRKPNSTDFRDPKITWYEDGRKWIMTLAVKDHIEMYSSPDLKSWVYESEFGRDLGAHGGVWECPDLFPLEFEGKTIWVMIINLNPGAPNGGSGVQYFLGTFNGKAFVPLHKETRWLDYGPDNYAGVTWDNTGKRRVLIGWMSNWNYANVVPTVGWRSAMTLPRTLGLIRVGKDIYLTNNPVKEIKSIESRSVTINRITTNMALDMLPSLEKLSIPCKLEVELSRKDDFSFTFSNDQGEELLVGYERETKRYFIDRTRAGDNSFHSGFAKRFFAPDIAGDGATKLVLVMDKSSVELWSDNGLTALTAVYFPNAAYNHLTWRSRKSIARKISITDLNSIWERRDSR; from the coding sequence ATGAACAAGGTCATTTGTTTGCTTCTGATCATCATCTTGCCCTTTGGTTTTTTAAAGGCCCAGGATACGGTTGATCAGGGGACATATCATGAGAAACATCGCTTACAGGTGCATTTTTCACCTAAAGCACATTGGATGAATGACCCTAATGGAATGGTTTATTATGAGGGGGTCTATCATTTATTCTTCCAGTATTATCCGGGGGGAACCACATGGGGGCCGATGCATTGGGGGCATGCCACCAGCACAGACCTGGTTCATTGGCAGGAACAGCCCATAGCATTGTATCCGGATAGCCTTGGATATATTTTTTCCGGAAGTGCTGTTTGGGACAAGCATAACACCTCAGGATTCGGACTAAATGGCAAAGGACCATTGGTGGCAGTGTTTACCCATCACAACCCAAATGCAGAGGTAGAAAGAAAAAATGATTGGCAATACCAAAGTCTTGCATACAGCAATGACTCCGGTAAGACCTGGATAAAATATGCTGGTAATCCTGTTTTGAGAAAACCCAATAGCACTGATTTCAGGGATCCAAAAATTACCTGGTATGAAGATGGTCGGAAATGGATCATGACCCTGGCAGTTAAAGACCATATTGAGATGTATTCCTCGCCGGATTTGAAGTCCTGGGTCTATGAATCCGAGTTCGGAAGGGATTTGGGGGCACATGGTGGGGTATGGGAGTGTCCGGACCTATTCCCCTTGGAATTTGAAGGAAAGACAATCTGGGTAATGATCATAAATCTTAATCCTGGGGCACCCAATGGGGGCTCAGGTGTGCAGTATTTTCTGGGGACATTTAATGGTAAGGCGTTTGTGCCCCTGCACAAGGAAACAAGGTGGCTGGACTATGGACCGGATAATTACGCAGGAGTTACCTGGGATAACACCGGGAAGCGGAGAGTACTCATTGGGTGGATGAGCAATTGGAATTATGCCAATGTTGTGCCTACAGTGGGCTGGAGAAGTGCAATGACCTTGCCAAGGACTTTGGGATTGATTAGGGTTGGAAAAGACATCTACCTCACCAATAATCCAGTTAAGGAGATTAAGTCAATTGAGTCCCGGTCTGTTACCATCAATCGCATTACAACAAACATGGCATTGGATATGTTGCCATCTTTGGAGAAGCTATCCATCCCTTGTAAATTGGAGGTTGAGTTGAGTCGCAAAGATGATTTTTCCTTTACCTTTTCCAATGACCAGGGAGAGGAATTGCTGGTCGGCTATGAACGGGAAACCAAACGTTATTTTATTGATCGGACCAGGGCCGGCGATAATAGTTTTCATAGTGGTTTTGCAAAAAGGTTTTTTGCGCCGGATATAGCAGGTGATGGAGCTACAAAACTTGTTCTGGTGATGGACAAATCTTCAGTAGAGTTATGGTCGGATAATGGCCTGACTGCATTGACTGCGGTCTATTTCCCAAATGCTGCCTACAATCATTTGACATGGAGATCAAGAAAGAGTATTGCCAGGAAGATCAGTATTACCGATCTGAATAGTATTTGGGAAAGAAGGGATAGCCGATAA
- a CDS encoding amidohydrolase family protein yields MYEILVGKSLIRRLLRTGIASMSLLLFCSQSFGQKPSPADTALFHDSHFHLTNYIQEGISVKKFLEVMGTKVGRSTLFGIPLQQQWSYGNTGNFAPNYYLASDAPLYYYSFTDAFIAMSYKGLPDQDKKRFDPMITGFNPADMYAADHIKRVLKVFSGVFSGIGEFTIHKEFVSSKISGETASLTNPALDRILDFAGESGLVVILHNDIDMPYPKSGQEPYLVKQVGDLFRRHKNTTIIWAHCGLGRVVQPIHDQLRLLETALGNPETSHVYIDISWDEVAKYIVSSPEAVKATAAVINKYPERFLFGTDEVAPPTQEKYLKVYRMYAPLLDQLTPDARYKLLKGNYERLFDAARIKVRAWEKAHANEPDVIPPPTPSSGVAKPEQ; encoded by the coding sequence ATGTATGAAATTTTAGTGGGCAAGTCCCTTATCCGGCGGTTGTTACGGACCGGCATTGCTTCGATGTCCTTGTTGCTTTTTTGCAGCCAAAGTTTTGGGCAGAAGCCTTCGCCTGCTGATACAGCTTTGTTTCATGACTCACATTTCCATCTGACCAATTATATCCAGGAAGGAATAAGTGTAAAGAAGTTTTTGGAGGTAATGGGTACCAAGGTTGGACGGTCCACTTTATTTGGAATTCCTTTACAGCAACAATGGTCCTATGGTAATACGGGGAACTTTGCCCCCAATTATTATCTAGCCAGTGACGCACCCCTGTATTACTACAGTTTTACGGATGCCTTTATCGCCATGTCCTATAAGGGGTTGCCTGACCAGGATAAAAAGCGATTCGATCCGATGATTACTGGATTCAATCCGGCTGATATGTACGCTGCTGATCATATTAAGCGGGTGCTGAAGGTGTTTTCCGGTGTATTTAGTGGCATTGGGGAGTTTACCATCCATAAGGAATTTGTGTCCTCCAAGATTTCAGGTGAAACAGCTTCCCTGACCAATCCTGCCCTTGACCGGATCCTGGATTTTGCAGGGGAGTCGGGTTTGGTGGTGATCCTACATAATGATATCGACATGCCCTATCCCAAGAGCGGGCAGGAACCGTATTTAGTGAAGCAGGTTGGTGATCTTTTCAGGCGGCATAAGAATACTACCATTATATGGGCACATTGTGGTTTGGGAAGGGTTGTTCAACCGATTCACGATCAATTAAGGTTGCTGGAAACTGCTTTAGGAAACCCAGAGACCAGTCATGTTTATATTGATATTTCCTGGGATGAAGTTGCAAAGTATATTGTTTCTTCACCAGAAGCAGTGAAAGCTACTGCTGCTGTCATTAATAAGTATCCTGAGCGGTTTTTGTTTGGGACTGATGAGGTGGCTCCCCCAACACAGGAGAAGTATCTCAAGGTGTATAGAATGTATGCGCCTTTACTGGATCAGCTAACCCCTGATGCGCGGTATAAATTGCTAAAGGGAAATTATGAAAGATTGTTTGATGCAGCCCGGATCAAGGTGAGGGCCTGGGAAAAGGCACATGCCAATGAGCCGGATGTCATTCCCCCGCCAACACCTTCTTCTGGTGTGGCGAAACCAGAGCAGTAA
- the glsA gene encoding glutaminase A, with protein MKKYFIRKLFRSAFLMAGAMFFSISFVKAQTKAEIESAIKEAYEKFKDLKEGKNADYIKELATVDPNIFGIAVVTTDGQVITLGDIKSMVSIQSVSKVFTMAKVLEEQGPQAIQDKIGVDATGLRFNSIVAVELQKGKEINPLVNPGAIASSSLIGGADSAAKMKNIMDIHSAFAGRELSLNWPVYVSEAGDNLRNQAIAHLLKAYGRMYFDPVQATDIYTKQCAINVNAKDLAVMAGTLANGGVNPVTKKKVVSPSTVMYTLPVMVTAGLYDNAGIWLFNTGLPAKSGVGGGLLAVVPGKFGIAVVSPPLDAAGNSVKAQKVIAYVVDKLKLNPYLITPKN; from the coding sequence ATGAAGAAGTATTTTATAAGAAAATTATTCCGTTCTGCCTTTTTGATGGCGGGAGCAATGTTTTTTTCTATCAGCTTTGTAAAGGCACAAACAAAGGCAGAAATTGAGTCAGCAATCAAAGAAGCCTATGAGAAGTTCAAGGATCTTAAAGAAGGTAAGAATGCCGATTATATTAAAGAGTTGGCTACAGTTGACCCGAATATTTTTGGAATCGCGGTAGTAACTACTGATGGACAAGTGATAACCTTGGGGGATATTAAATCAATGGTGTCTATTCAAAGTGTTTCCAAGGTGTTTACCATGGCAAAAGTATTGGAAGAGCAGGGGCCACAGGCTATTCAGGATAAAATAGGCGTTGACGCTACGGGATTGCGATTCAATTCTATTGTTGCAGTTGAGCTACAGAAGGGTAAAGAGATCAATCCGTTGGTTAATCCGGGTGCAATAGCCTCTTCCAGTTTAATAGGTGGCGCTGATTCAGCTGCTAAGATGAAGAATATTATGGATATCCATAGTGCTTTTGCTGGCAGGGAATTATCACTTAACTGGCCGGTTTATGTAAGTGAAGCGGGTGATAATTTACGTAACCAGGCCATTGCGCACTTGCTGAAAGCCTATGGCCGGATGTATTTTGACCCTGTACAGGCTACCGATATTTATACGAAGCAATGCGCCATTAATGTCAATGCTAAGGATCTCGCTGTAATGGCAGGAACCCTGGCTAATGGAGGTGTTAACCCTGTAACTAAGAAAAAGGTGGTTTCACCTTCCACTGTAATGTATACACTTCCTGTAATGGTAACTGCTGGTTTATATGATAATGCCGGAATCTGGCTTTTCAATACCGGTTTGCCTGCAAAGAGTGGTGTGGGTGGCGGTTTGTTGGCGGTTGTGCCAGGGAAGTTTGGGATCGCTGTCGTTTCTCCACCATTGGATGCTGCTGGTAACAGCGTGAAGGCCCAAAAAGTAATTGCTTATGTAGTGGATAAACTCAAGTTGAATCCTTACCTCATTACTCCCAAGAATTGA
- a CDS encoding DcaP family trimeric outer membrane transporter — protein sequence MKKSLLLFLFVSFFLVKGMTQDKDTTMEKSLEIYGFVMTDIGYDFKQIDPNWFDVVRPTKLPSFKNQYGTDGNAYFSVRQTRFGVKGYTKTPLGLLKTHFEFELFGTGVDAGQTTLRLRHAYGELGKWGVGQYWSPFMDIDVFPNTLEYWGPTGMVFFRNVQIRFMPIQGDSRLTFALERPGASADQGEYANRIELSDVKPRFKLPDFSAEYRYAGKFGYVELAGILRKIEWEDMGNEQYDLSGDALGWGLNLSTNLNLGKNSVFRGQLVYGEGIQNYMNDAPADIGIKENFSDPNKPVKGVALPVTGIVAFLDHNWTSNMSTSIGYSSVSIDNADGSADNAFKKGQYAVVNLLFTPVQNFMFGAEVQYGKRENFRDGFSSDITKLQFSFKYNFSQSLYRKKS from the coding sequence ATGAAAAAGAGTCTTCTATTGTTTCTTTTTGTTTCATTTTTCCTTGTGAAGGGTATGACCCAGGATAAAGATACCACAATGGAAAAAAGCCTGGAAATTTATGGCTTTGTCATGACTGACATCGGATATGATTTTAAACAGATTGATCCCAATTGGTTTGACGTCGTACGACCTACTAAATTGCCTTCTTTTAAGAACCAATATGGTACTGATGGAAACGCCTACTTCAGTGTTAGGCAAACCAGATTTGGTGTAAAAGGATATACAAAGACTCCCTTGGGTTTGTTGAAAACACATTTTGAATTTGAACTTTTTGGAACGGGTGTGGATGCAGGTCAAACCACCCTACGTCTCCGTCACGCCTATGGTGAGTTGGGTAAATGGGGTGTTGGTCAATATTGGAGTCCATTCATGGATATTGATGTGTTCCCCAATACACTTGAATATTGGGGCCCAACAGGAATGGTTTTTTTTCGAAATGTACAGATCAGGTTCATGCCCATACAGGGGGATAGTCGGTTGACCTTTGCATTGGAACGTCCTGGAGCCAGTGCGGACCAGGGTGAATATGCTAACCGTATTGAACTGTCTGATGTTAAGCCAAGGTTCAAGCTCCCTGATTTTTCTGCAGAATACCGTTATGCTGGCAAGTTTGGTTATGTTGAGCTGGCTGGTATTTTAAGGAAGATCGAATGGGAAGACATGGGTAATGAGCAATACGACCTGAGTGGAGATGCCTTGGGATGGGGTTTGAACTTAAGTACCAATTTGAACCTGGGTAAGAATAGTGTGTTTAGGGGCCAATTGGTATATGGGGAAGGTATCCAAAACTATATGAACGATGCACCTGCTGATATAGGAATTAAAGAAAACTTTAGTGATCCTAATAAACCTGTTAAAGGAGTTGCCCTTCCTGTTACAGGTATAGTGGCCTTCCTGGATCATAACTGGACAAGCAATATGAGTACCTCCATCGGATATTCATCGGTTAGTATTGATAATGCTGATGGCTCTGCCGATAATGCCTTTAAAAAAGGACAATATGCCGTAGTAAATTTATTGTTTACCCCTGTTCAGAATTTTATGTTCGGTGCGGAAGTGCAGTATGGTAAAAGGGAGAACTTCAGGGATGGTTTTAGTTCTGACATCACTAAGTTGCAATTTTCTTTCAAGTATAATTTCTCCCAGTCCTTGTATCGCAAGAAATCCTAA
- a CDS encoding DUF481 domain-containing protein, with the protein MKYGSSKYQKIPFAGAIATLFALLLLTIKLSGQEKKDTLYFHNGTILIGKLKKIKLGYITFKPDNISEVTIQIPKVKTIAANTKIFRVELTNNQSYFGILKTAPFPNTSSMIRTQDTVTVFLEDISVLYPYGKSFKSRFSGSATIGYSYTKSSEFGRANFETKLNYITKRDEVSLSASGIYTITDSSFNRDREDASLKYNYYLNTNWFLTTFLTYQRNLELGLNRRFQEGFGIGDKFLTTKSIYAWSRGGFVLNQEKNIEGESSKTLTEVFGQLQFNFFRFTKPKIKVNLSQAFFYSLSQNGRFRNDGETNIDYEIITDFKINLGFYNNFDSKSPDTGTSKFDFGIVFGLSYIF; encoded by the coding sequence ATGAAATACGGCAGTAGTAAATATCAAAAAATACCCTTTGCCGGGGCCATTGCCACACTGTTTGCCTTACTGCTACTAACAATTAAACTATCAGGTCAAGAAAAAAAAGACACCCTATACTTTCATAACGGAACGATCCTGATAGGCAAACTAAAGAAGATCAAATTAGGCTATATCACATTCAAACCAGATAACATCAGTGAGGTAACCATACAGATCCCAAAAGTCAAAACAATAGCGGCCAACACCAAAATTTTCAGGGTTGAACTAACCAACAACCAATCCTATTTCGGCATACTGAAAACAGCCCCATTCCCCAACACCAGCAGCATGATAAGAACACAAGATACTGTTACTGTGTTCCTTGAAGACATTTCGGTTCTATACCCATATGGAAAATCATTTAAAAGCAGGTTTTCAGGAAGCGCCACTATTGGATATTCCTATACAAAATCAAGTGAATTCGGAAGGGCTAACTTTGAAACCAAACTAAATTACATTACCAAAAGAGATGAGGTATCACTCAGCGCCTCCGGAATATACACGATTACAGATAGTTCATTCAACAGGGACAGGGAAGACGCATCCTTAAAGTATAATTATTACCTCAACACCAACTGGTTCCTAACAACCTTTCTTACTTATCAACGAAACCTTGAATTAGGCTTAAACCGTCGTTTCCAGGAGGGATTTGGTATTGGTGATAAATTCCTTACTACTAAAAGCATCTATGCCTGGTCAAGGGGGGGATTTGTGTTAAACCAGGAAAAGAATATTGAAGGGGAATCAAGTAAAACCTTAACCGAAGTATTCGGACAACTACAATTCAACTTTTTCAGGTTTACCAAACCAAAAATCAAGGTAAACCTCTCACAAGCATTCTTTTACAGCTTATCCCAGAATGGAAGATTCCGTAATGACGGAGAAACCAATATTGATTATGAAATAATAACTGACTTTAAAATAAACCTTGGATTTTATAACAACTTTGACAGCAAGTCCCCTGATACAGGAACAAGCAAGTTTGACTTTGGAATAGTATTTGGCCTCAGCTATATTTTTTGA
- a CDS encoding DUF4136 domain-containing protein, which translates to MKRILYLSLLVASVVSCRKSPDTSELKVNFAVATSKDATANFGNYKTYHISDTISLRTTNPQDTVWSDADAKRLIDAVKAEMADRGYTLVQRGSRPDIGIAFTAIKNLNLGVIYPGWWWGYWGCYWYYCGYPPYYPYYGVVYSIPTGTLVLDMIDLKNAQVNNKLTVIWGSVMSGGLGYTNDDIELGIDAINQSFEQSPYIQTN; encoded by the coding sequence ATGAAACGAATCTTATACCTATCGCTATTAGTAGCGTCAGTTGTATCGTGCAGGAAATCACCAGATACCTCTGAGTTGAAAGTAAATTTTGCTGTTGCGACCTCCAAAGATGCAACTGCTAATTTTGGCAATTACAAAACCTACCACATTTCAGATACAATTAGCCTGAGGACAACCAATCCACAGGATACGGTCTGGTCTGATGCTGATGCCAAAAGACTTATTGATGCAGTAAAAGCAGAAATGGCAGACAGGGGCTACACATTAGTGCAGAGGGGATCCAGGCCAGATATCGGCATTGCATTTACTGCGATCAAAAATCTTAACCTGGGTGTGATCTATCCAGGCTGGTGGTGGGGATATTGGGGCTGCTACTGGTACTACTGCGGCTATCCCCCCTACTATCCATACTATGGAGTGGTATACAGTATTCCAACAGGAACACTGGTCCTCGATATGATTGACCTAAAGAATGCACAAGTCAATAATAAACTGACTGTTATCTGGGGATCAGTTATGTCAGGAGGACTTGGATATACTAACGATGATATTGAGTTAGGCATAGATGCCATCAACCAGTCCTTTGAACAATCCCCCTATATCCAAACCAATTAA
- a CDS encoding outer membrane beta-barrel protein yields the protein MKKLTIFLSIALMITLTSQAQHNMFGISWGINIPNNSSYLDKTSFAGGKVEWRHFINKKFSAGLSLDWATYEQYLPRQTFKSADGNSAITSDFVAQAYQLPITATAHYYFGEGTMFKPFAGLAIGAQYMQNSLYYNVYVSDEYSWGFVVRPEIGAIIKPNPSQNWGILLGANYSYSTNKIEVLNRDSFRNIGFNIGFIFEN from the coding sequence ATGAAAAAGTTAACCATATTCCTGAGTATTGCATTAATGATCACCCTGACAAGCCAGGCCCAACATAACATGTTTGGCATCTCCTGGGGCATCAATATTCCCAACAATAGTTCCTACCTTGACAAGACCAGCTTCGCAGGTGGGAAAGTAGAATGGAGGCATTTCATTAATAAGAAATTCTCCGCCGGTTTATCATTAGATTGGGCCACATATGAACAATACCTCCCAAGGCAGACATTCAAAAGCGCAGATGGCAATTCTGCTATCACATCAGACTTTGTAGCCCAGGCTTATCAATTACCCATTACAGCAACTGCCCATTACTACTTTGGTGAAGGCACAATGTTCAAGCCTTTCGCAGGATTAGCGATCGGCGCCCAATACATGCAAAATTCCCTTTATTACAATGTGTATGTTTCTGACGAATACAGCTGGGGATTCGTGGTAAGACCGGAAATAGGCGCCATCATAAAACCCAACCCCTCACAAAACTGGGGAATTCTTTTAGGAGCGAATTACAGTTATAGCACCAATAAGATAGAAGTACTCAATAGGGATTCCTTTAGGAACATTGGATTCAATATTGGGTTCATCTTTGAAAACTGA